One segment of Castanea sativa cultivar Marrone di Chiusa Pesio chromosome 3, ASM4071231v1 DNA contains the following:
- the LOC142627560 gene encoding uncharacterized protein LOC142627560 — MGELHSLAYTSSHHSSSLGWDFHNLGVLNADTMSLVMDGNAPFYSAPLESDYSTGYLEDALVEFSEMSKRRRLLLYTDDQTDHDGPEELAKSYWNTNCTWGMSENVYSLSQINTINGLSDGPMSTSMSGISEEANMITDVETPEEGPEATDSSSSSYKDLISTKSNNGENLYSISPMNPGSGDGDKKKKRERVITRVVYPFALVKPGGVEGDVTLNDINERILMPPTRPVRHPVGDFACRPCVSPHGPGLSGKAVVALTRIHTQGRGTITIIRTKG, encoded by the exons ATGGGTGAGCTTCACTCCTTGGCTTACACTAGTAGCCACCACAGCTCTTCCCTAGGTTGGGATTTTCACAACCTTGGAGTTCTCAACGCAGACACAATGTCTTTAG TCATGGATGGAAATGCACCATTCTACTCAGCTCCTCTAGAGTCTGATTACTCGACTGGCTATTTGGAAGATGCTTTGGTTGAATTTAGCGAGATGTCCAAACGAAGACGCTTGCTGTTGTACACAGATGATCAAACTGATCATGATGGTCCCGAAGAACTTGCAAag AGTTACTGGAATACGAACTGCACATGGGGAATGTCGGAGAACGTATATTCCCTGAGCCAGATAAACACCATAAATGGACTATCAG ATGGGCCTATGAGCACATCGATGAGTGGAATCAGTGAGGAAGCAAACATGATCACAGATGTAGAAACGCCAGAAGAGGGCCCTGAAGCTACAgattcttcttcatcttcttacAAAGACCTGATTAGCACCAAGTCCAACAATGGAGAAAACCTATACTCCATAAGCCCCATGAATCCTG GGTCAGGAGATGgtgataagaaaaagaagagggagagagtaATAACAAGAGTGGTGTATCCATTTGCATTGGTGAAGCCAGGAGGGGTTGAAGGGGACGTAACTCTAAACGACATCAATGAGAGGATCCTAATGCCGCCGACAAGGCCGGTAAGGCATCCGGTGGGGGACTTTGCATGTAGGCCATGTGTGTCCCCTCATGGTCCTGGCCTTTCTGGGAAAGCTGTGGTGGCCCTTACAAGAATTCACACTCAAGGCAGAGGAACTATCACTATTATCAGAACTAAAGGTTAA